AGACATACGCCAACGAGCTGCAGAAGAGACTGCCCCACGTTAGAGTGACCATAAACGAATCGGACTATATCCGGTCCTATGGCCATGTGTGCGGTGAACATTCCACCAACGCCATGAGGAGAGTCGGGAACAGAGTGCCGGCGATTCTGCAGGAGACCAATCAGAAACTGTATATGAGTGCAGAACGCGTCCCGAATATGGAAGCTTTGGAAACACTCAGAAGGGCCTTCGCGGAGGCGTTGCGCCGGATGTTCGCCAAGGTGTATCGGGGAAGCTGAGGATAGAGAGATGATCAACCTGAGAAATACCCGCCAAACATTTGATTTCGATTGCGGGGCAAAGGCCCTGCAAACGGTTATGGAATACTATGGGGTCGAAATGCGCGGAGACGAAGTGTTGAAGGAATTGAACTCCGACAGGAGCGGCACCAACCCTGTTAACATGATCGCTCTGGCAGAGAAAAAGGGCTTCCAGGTTTTCGCTTCTGCCAATGTTCCCCTGGAGGAACTCAAACGCTTTGTTGACGAAGGCTACCCGGTGATTGTGCTTTTGCAGGCGTGGGCGGAAAGGTATATGACCCTTGAAGACTGGAGATCGGACTTTGAAGACGGCCACTACGCCATCGCCATCGGCTATAAGGACCATGTCATCATCTTCGAAGATCCGTCGTCAATTCGCCGCACGTGGCTGACGGAAGAGGAAT
This Dehalococcoidia bacterium DNA region includes the following protein-coding sequences:
- a CDS encoding cysteine peptidase family C39 domain-containing protein, with translation MINLRNTRQTFDFDCGAKALQTVMEYYGVEMRGDEVLKELNSDRSGTNPVNMIALAEKKGFQVFASANVPLEELKRFVDEGYPVIVLLQAWAERYMTLEDWRSDFEDGHYAIAIGYKDHVIIFEDPSSIRRTWLTEEEFLARWHDKDPGTGRKVNHFAMVLKGKKPVARIAPEHMD